One segment of Clavelina lepadiformis chromosome 2, kaClaLepa1.1, whole genome shotgun sequence DNA contains the following:
- the LOC143445897 gene encoding uncharacterized protein LOC143445897 isoform X2, with protein sequence MALGQLSRAMKNLQVGVVIQFLLITFSSNCHTFPQDLKPNLVLSLKDTSNFSIFTGSSGNVRSFNLKDVQEVKLVSDKILVAARNSIYVVDKQLPENDHGLILSEQVLTWNPRTDTKCEQKTGSIKTCQNYIRVVAQIAPDLLLLCGTNAARPSCREYGWNSTRFTGTYQDTAVLEKLKVPYDDVASLAYQYSDGYMFSATRVDIRRSDSAVSRTPVSDAASMPSPGYFARSSSGKVVGSSQYLPILRTEYSPTFHSFLNDPYFVGMLDYGEKIFVFFREEAVEASDKIDKVVYSRVAQVCKKDVGGSATLLRGRWTSFFKARLNCSFPGNRPFYFNEIQDVTEPMMFDGKMTIFATMTTPENSITGSAVCAFTMYDIATSFAGNFMEQSKSSWCWKKRASKMPNPHPAVCRHNPAEPPSTTLQFVESHPIMAAAVPSVSGFPLFLMTQSHVRFTAVAVETNVRGNGGVTNVTVLYIGTRDGKLLKVLINQMGLHQPRKLIHSEESEVFRPKECSRNETEVNVRSPVRNKQEKDDDVKRVRKLVILKSSNVILVTFQHCIISVPLDMCHFYECKSACVQSGNPYCGWDGDKCAAVATSEGKQFEQDLFGENDHTERCIMKPADAQDAISNNTSAEMCLDSAGVAFPLLLGLVVTFTVVILSFLLYVKFRDNRRLQNRNCPTSCMKRKSNASAGYAEPQNEAGNETARNSFLSRKSRSSDKTPRVSIEPTSPIAVSMHSQPSAIEQSTIKNTNTNSNYMSSYEHRNEVQIVHNIANDGLGNVSSEDTTWSDDFFDSDSNLTKQMENFKLPQDGSEEASLLHPQHNANNNRVVGIAHPMNQRTEKLSQIVKPTFVSKPTGIKLGSQYSTEGYGSTQTSNLPSASDQSTKARDGVKIITNPNYLPVNSYFNSANASTAVPENNDNFTGVTPAGRKKIIPDVRENSFDLFPPPPACVLSPTSNSTLVSFSPNSDPTPERGCPIDEGTFLNKNVKARITPKTPVMFPSASGDSTSSGFVSSSLNSPPCLNDRDVSKTKALIVAKGILSAQTIASPKTSKRSKTKKQKSPESPPVVENIYDEVFEQLSSPSIRNSLVSECLEENLNMPFRNPEFCKSSDDEDDFADPDALPQTPVDETSKTSKGKRSLKLFRPRKSRRSKKERLEGLRMQNEDTFVSPSYDEEPFVPTVVGWEEIEYSTANSFPNDKRASRTSTFQEDSTPEGEADFLGRSYDDSYVKLGTGTENDKNRLAFYTMRPKNRMRQKMPKMRNTDKKWTQSNNPVPVPTPALPKV encoded by the exons ATGGCGCTCGGTCAGCTGTCGCGGGccatgaaaaatttacaagttgGCGTCGTTATTCAATTTCTATTGATCACGTTTTCAAGCAATTGCCACACTTTTCCTCAAGACTTGAAACCCAACTTGGTCCTTTCTTTGAAAG ATACCTCCAATTTCTCCATCTTCACTGGAAGTTCTGGAAATGTGAGATCTTTCAACTTAAAAGATGTACAAGAAGTTAAATTGGTTTCGGACAAAATTTTGGTTGCGGCGAG AAACTCCATCTATGTTGTCGATAAGCAGCTGCCAGAGAACGATCATGGATTAATTTtatctgagcag GTTTTGACTTGGAATCCTAGAACCGACACGAAATGTGAACAAAAAACCGGGTCAATAAAAACCTGTCAAAATTACATCCGCGTGGTGGCGCAAATAGCACCTGATTTGCTTTTATTGTGTGGGACAAACGCCGCCCGGCCCTCTTGCAGAGAATATGGG TGGAACAGTACAAGATTTACTGGTACTTATCAAGATACTGCTGTCTTGGAGAAGTTAAAAGTTCCTTATGATGACGTCGCCTCACTTGCTTATCAATATTCAG ACGGATACATGTTCTCCGCAACCCGTGTCGACATCCGTCGCTCCGACTCCGCCGTTTCCAGGACTCCTGTGTCCGATGCCGCAAGCATGCCATCCCCGGGTTACTTTGCGCGGAGCTCGAGCGGAAAAGTGGTCGGATCCAGCCAGTATCTTCCAATTTTGAGGACCGAATATTCTCCCACATTTCATTCCTTTCTCAACGATCCTTATTTTGTTGGGATGTTGGATTACGGAGAGAAGATCTTTGTCTTCTTCAGGGAGGAGGCGGTCGAAGCTTCGGACAAAATTGACAAA gtTGTTTATTCTCGTGTAGCGCAAGTTTGCAAGAAAGATGTTGGGGGGAGTGCCACGTTATTAAGGGGGAGATGGACTTCGTTCTTTAAGGCGAG GTTAAATTGTTCATTTCCTGGCAACCGTCCTTTTTACTTCAACGAAATTCAAGACGTCACAGAACCGATGATGTTCGACGGTAAAATGACCATCTTCGCTACCATGACAACACCAGA GAATAGCATCACTGGTTCTGCCGTGTGCGCGTTCACCATGTACGACATCGCAACATCATTTGCTGGTAACTTTATGGAGCAAAGCAAGAGCAGCTGGTGTTGGAAGAAGCGAGCGAGCAAGATGCCGAACCCTCATCCGGCTGTGTGCAGACATAATCCAGCAGAGC CTCCATCTACGACACTTCAGTTCGTCGAGTCTCATCCGATAATGGCCGCCGCCGTTCCCTCCGTTTCAGGATTCCCATTGTTTTTGATGACGCAATCCCATGTTCGGTTTACAGCCGTTGCCGTGGAAACAAACGTCCGTGGAAACGGTGGAGTGACCAACGTGACCGTTTTATACATcg GAACACGGGATGGTAAACTTCTCAAAGTCCTTATCAATCAGATGGGTTTGCATCAACCGCGAAAGTTGATTCACTCGGAAGAATCGGAAGTATTTCGCCCAAAAGAATGTTCAAGAAACGAGACTGAAGTGAACGTAAGGTCACCTGTGagaaataaacaagaaaaagatgatgacgtcaaacgAGTGAGAAAACTCGTCATCTTAAAAAGCAGCAACGTCATACTGGTGACGTTTCAACATTGCATCATCAGTGTTCCATTGGATATGTGTCACTTCTACGAGTGTAAAAG CGCCTGCGTTCAGTCCGGAAATCCCTACTGTGGATGGGATGGTGATAAATGTGCGGCTGTAGCGACTTCTGAAGGCAAGCAGTTTGAACAGGATTTATTTGGAGAAAATGATCACACAGAAAGATGCATCATGAAGCCCGCTGATG CTCAAGACGCCATTAGCAATAACACATCTGCTGAGATGTGTCTTGATTCAGCAGGAGTGGCCTTTCCCTTGTTACTTGGACTAGTAGTCACTTTTACTGTGGTCATTCTCAGCTTTCTGCTTTACGTGAAGTTTCGTGATAACCGGAGATT GCAAAATAGGAATTGTCCCACGTCTTGTATGAAGAGAAAATCAAATGCTTCCGCT GGTTATGCGGAACCTCAAAACGAGGCGGGTAACGAAACGGCACGAAACAGTTTCCTAAGCCGTAAATCCCGTTCTAGCGATAAAACGCCGCGTGTCTCCATTGAACCCACTTCTCCAATAGCCGTGTCCATGCACAGTCAGCCCTCCGCCATAGAACAGTCAACTATCAAAAACACTAACACCAACTCTAATTACATGAGCAGTTACGAGCATCGTAACGAAGTGCAAATTGTCCACAATATTGCAAACGATGGCCTGGGTAACGTCAGTAGCGAAGATACCACTTGGAGCGACGATTTTTTCGATAGTGACTCAAACCTCACAAAgcaaatggaaaattttaagCTGCCGCAAGATGGCAGTGAAGAAGCAAGTTTGCTTCATCCCCAACATAACGCCAATAACAACAGAGTTGTTGGAATTGCCCATCCTATGAATCAAAGAACAGAAAAATTGTCTCAAATTGTTAAACCAACGTTTGTATCTAAGCCAACTGGAATAAAATTAGGCTCCCAATACTCAACAGAAGGATATGGATCAACACAAACCAGCAATTTACCATCTGCATCAGATCAAAGCACTAAAGCTAGAGACGGAgttaaaattattacaaacCCAAATTACCTTCCAGTTAACTCGTACTTCAACAGTGCTAACGCTTCAACAGCAGTCCCTGAAAATAACGATAATTTCACAGGCGTTACCCCAGCTGGAAGAAAAAAGATAATCCCGGATGTTCGGGAAAACTCGTTTGAtctttttcctcctcctcctgcCTGCGTCCTCTCGCCTACTTCTAATAGTACGCTTGTTTCTTTTTCTCCTAACTCCGATCCTACTCCTGAAAGAGGATGCCCAATCGATGAAGGGACGTTTCTGAACAAGAACGTGAAAGCTCGCATCACTCCAAAAACTCCTGTTATGTTTCCGTCCGCATCAGGAGATTCTACGAGCAGTGGTTTTGTGAGCTCATCTTTAAATTCTCCACCGTGTTTAAACGATAGAGACGTATCGAAAACTAAAGCCCTCATCGTAGCGAAGGGGATTCTGTCGGCTCAGACAATCGCTTCTCCTAAGACTTCCAAACGCTCCAAGacgaaaaaacaaaagagTCCGGAATCCCCACCGGTTGTGGAAAACATTTACGACGAAGTATTTGAGCAATTATCATCACCTAGTATAAGGAACTCTCTTGTTTCTGAGTGCTTGGAGGAAAATCTTAATATGCCATTTCGCAATCCTGAGTTCTGTAAAAGTTCGGATGATGAGGATGACTTTGCTGATCCGGACGCTCTTCCTCAAACTCCAGTTGACGAAACGTCGAAAACGTCTAAAGGAAAAAGGTCTCTAAAGCTTTTTCGGCCGAGGAAAAGCAGGAGAAGCAAGAAGGAACGCTTGGAAGGATTACGGATGCAAAATGAGGACACATTTGTCAGTCCGTCGTACGATGAGGAGCCATTTGTGCCGACCGTGGTTGGTTGGGAGGAGATTGAGTACAGCACCGCCAACTCTTTTCCAAATGATAAACGAGCATCCAGGACATCCACATTTCAGGAGGATTCTACTCCTGAGGGCGAAGCGGACTTCTTAGGCCGATCCTACGACGATTCCTATGTGAAGTTGGGCACTGGAACGGAAAATGATAAGAATCGATTGGCCTTCTATACAATGAGACCGAAGAACAGAATGCGGCAAAAAATGCCAAAGATGCGGAACACGGATAAAAAATGGACCCAATCTAACAACCCTGTCCCTGTTCCTACCCCTGCACTACCCAAAGTTTAA
- the LOC143445897 gene encoding uncharacterized protein LOC143445897 isoform X1, whose product MALGQLSRAMKNLQVGVVIQFLLITFSSNCHTFPQDLKPNLVLSLKDTSNFSIFTGSSGNVRSFNLKDVQEVKLVSDKILVAARNSIYVVDKQLPENDHGLILSEQVLTWNPRTDTKCEQKTGSIKTCQNYIRVVAQIAPDLLLLCGTNAARPSCREYGWNSTRFTGTYQDTAVLEKLKVPYDDVASLAYQYSDGYMFSATRVDIRRSDSAVSRTPVSDAASMPSPGYFARSSSGKVVGSSQYLPILRTEYSPTFHSFLNDPYFVGMLDYGEKIFVFFREEAVEASDKIDKVVYSRVAQVCKKDVGGSATLLRGRWTSFFKARLNCSFPGNRPFYFNEIQDVTEPMMFDGKMTIFATMTTPENSITGSAVCAFTMYDIATSFAGNFMEQSKSSWCWKKRASKMPNPHPAVCRHNPAEPAPSTTLQFVESHPIMAAAVPSVSGFPLFLMTQSHVRFTAVAVETNVRGNGGVTNVTVLYIGTRDGKLLKVLINQMGLHQPRKLIHSEESEVFRPKECSRNETEVNVRSPVRNKQEKDDDVKRVRKLVILKSSNVILVTFQHCIISVPLDMCHFYECKSACVQSGNPYCGWDGDKCAAVATSEGKQFEQDLFGENDHTERCIMKPADAQDAISNNTSAEMCLDSAGVAFPLLLGLVVTFTVVILSFLLYVKFRDNRRLQNRNCPTSCMKRKSNASAGYAEPQNEAGNETARNSFLSRKSRSSDKTPRVSIEPTSPIAVSMHSQPSAIEQSTIKNTNTNSNYMSSYEHRNEVQIVHNIANDGLGNVSSEDTTWSDDFFDSDSNLTKQMENFKLPQDGSEEASLLHPQHNANNNRVVGIAHPMNQRTEKLSQIVKPTFVSKPTGIKLGSQYSTEGYGSTQTSNLPSASDQSTKARDGVKIITNPNYLPVNSYFNSANASTAVPENNDNFTGVTPAGRKKIIPDVRENSFDLFPPPPACVLSPTSNSTLVSFSPNSDPTPERGCPIDEGTFLNKNVKARITPKTPVMFPSASGDSTSSGFVSSSLNSPPCLNDRDVSKTKALIVAKGILSAQTIASPKTSKRSKTKKQKSPESPPVVENIYDEVFEQLSSPSIRNSLVSECLEENLNMPFRNPEFCKSSDDEDDFADPDALPQTPVDETSKTSKGKRSLKLFRPRKSRRSKKERLEGLRMQNEDTFVSPSYDEEPFVPTVVGWEEIEYSTANSFPNDKRASRTSTFQEDSTPEGEADFLGRSYDDSYVKLGTGTENDKNRLAFYTMRPKNRMRQKMPKMRNTDKKWTQSNNPVPVPTPALPKV is encoded by the exons ATGGCGCTCGGTCAGCTGTCGCGGGccatgaaaaatttacaagttgGCGTCGTTATTCAATTTCTATTGATCACGTTTTCAAGCAATTGCCACACTTTTCCTCAAGACTTGAAACCCAACTTGGTCCTTTCTTTGAAAG ATACCTCCAATTTCTCCATCTTCACTGGAAGTTCTGGAAATGTGAGATCTTTCAACTTAAAAGATGTACAAGAAGTTAAATTGGTTTCGGACAAAATTTTGGTTGCGGCGAG AAACTCCATCTATGTTGTCGATAAGCAGCTGCCAGAGAACGATCATGGATTAATTTtatctgagcag GTTTTGACTTGGAATCCTAGAACCGACACGAAATGTGAACAAAAAACCGGGTCAATAAAAACCTGTCAAAATTACATCCGCGTGGTGGCGCAAATAGCACCTGATTTGCTTTTATTGTGTGGGACAAACGCCGCCCGGCCCTCTTGCAGAGAATATGGG TGGAACAGTACAAGATTTACTGGTACTTATCAAGATACTGCTGTCTTGGAGAAGTTAAAAGTTCCTTATGATGACGTCGCCTCACTTGCTTATCAATATTCAG ACGGATACATGTTCTCCGCAACCCGTGTCGACATCCGTCGCTCCGACTCCGCCGTTTCCAGGACTCCTGTGTCCGATGCCGCAAGCATGCCATCCCCGGGTTACTTTGCGCGGAGCTCGAGCGGAAAAGTGGTCGGATCCAGCCAGTATCTTCCAATTTTGAGGACCGAATATTCTCCCACATTTCATTCCTTTCTCAACGATCCTTATTTTGTTGGGATGTTGGATTACGGAGAGAAGATCTTTGTCTTCTTCAGGGAGGAGGCGGTCGAAGCTTCGGACAAAATTGACAAA gtTGTTTATTCTCGTGTAGCGCAAGTTTGCAAGAAAGATGTTGGGGGGAGTGCCACGTTATTAAGGGGGAGATGGACTTCGTTCTTTAAGGCGAG GTTAAATTGTTCATTTCCTGGCAACCGTCCTTTTTACTTCAACGAAATTCAAGACGTCACAGAACCGATGATGTTCGACGGTAAAATGACCATCTTCGCTACCATGACAACACCAGA GAATAGCATCACTGGTTCTGCCGTGTGCGCGTTCACCATGTACGACATCGCAACATCATTTGCTGGTAACTTTATGGAGCAAAGCAAGAGCAGCTGGTGTTGGAAGAAGCGAGCGAGCAAGATGCCGAACCCTCATCCGGCTGTGTGCAGACATAATCCAGCAGAGC CAGCTCCATCTACGACACTTCAGTTCGTCGAGTCTCATCCGATAATGGCCGCCGCCGTTCCCTCCGTTTCAGGATTCCCATTGTTTTTGATGACGCAATCCCATGTTCGGTTTACAGCCGTTGCCGTGGAAACAAACGTCCGTGGAAACGGTGGAGTGACCAACGTGACCGTTTTATACATcg GAACACGGGATGGTAAACTTCTCAAAGTCCTTATCAATCAGATGGGTTTGCATCAACCGCGAAAGTTGATTCACTCGGAAGAATCGGAAGTATTTCGCCCAAAAGAATGTTCAAGAAACGAGACTGAAGTGAACGTAAGGTCACCTGTGagaaataaacaagaaaaagatgatgacgtcaaacgAGTGAGAAAACTCGTCATCTTAAAAAGCAGCAACGTCATACTGGTGACGTTTCAACATTGCATCATCAGTGTTCCATTGGATATGTGTCACTTCTACGAGTGTAAAAG CGCCTGCGTTCAGTCCGGAAATCCCTACTGTGGATGGGATGGTGATAAATGTGCGGCTGTAGCGACTTCTGAAGGCAAGCAGTTTGAACAGGATTTATTTGGAGAAAATGATCACACAGAAAGATGCATCATGAAGCCCGCTGATG CTCAAGACGCCATTAGCAATAACACATCTGCTGAGATGTGTCTTGATTCAGCAGGAGTGGCCTTTCCCTTGTTACTTGGACTAGTAGTCACTTTTACTGTGGTCATTCTCAGCTTTCTGCTTTACGTGAAGTTTCGTGATAACCGGAGATT GCAAAATAGGAATTGTCCCACGTCTTGTATGAAGAGAAAATCAAATGCTTCCGCT GGTTATGCGGAACCTCAAAACGAGGCGGGTAACGAAACGGCACGAAACAGTTTCCTAAGCCGTAAATCCCGTTCTAGCGATAAAACGCCGCGTGTCTCCATTGAACCCACTTCTCCAATAGCCGTGTCCATGCACAGTCAGCCCTCCGCCATAGAACAGTCAACTATCAAAAACACTAACACCAACTCTAATTACATGAGCAGTTACGAGCATCGTAACGAAGTGCAAATTGTCCACAATATTGCAAACGATGGCCTGGGTAACGTCAGTAGCGAAGATACCACTTGGAGCGACGATTTTTTCGATAGTGACTCAAACCTCACAAAgcaaatggaaaattttaagCTGCCGCAAGATGGCAGTGAAGAAGCAAGTTTGCTTCATCCCCAACATAACGCCAATAACAACAGAGTTGTTGGAATTGCCCATCCTATGAATCAAAGAACAGAAAAATTGTCTCAAATTGTTAAACCAACGTTTGTATCTAAGCCAACTGGAATAAAATTAGGCTCCCAATACTCAACAGAAGGATATGGATCAACACAAACCAGCAATTTACCATCTGCATCAGATCAAAGCACTAAAGCTAGAGACGGAgttaaaattattacaaacCCAAATTACCTTCCAGTTAACTCGTACTTCAACAGTGCTAACGCTTCAACAGCAGTCCCTGAAAATAACGATAATTTCACAGGCGTTACCCCAGCTGGAAGAAAAAAGATAATCCCGGATGTTCGGGAAAACTCGTTTGAtctttttcctcctcctcctgcCTGCGTCCTCTCGCCTACTTCTAATAGTACGCTTGTTTCTTTTTCTCCTAACTCCGATCCTACTCCTGAAAGAGGATGCCCAATCGATGAAGGGACGTTTCTGAACAAGAACGTGAAAGCTCGCATCACTCCAAAAACTCCTGTTATGTTTCCGTCCGCATCAGGAGATTCTACGAGCAGTGGTTTTGTGAGCTCATCTTTAAATTCTCCACCGTGTTTAAACGATAGAGACGTATCGAAAACTAAAGCCCTCATCGTAGCGAAGGGGATTCTGTCGGCTCAGACAATCGCTTCTCCTAAGACTTCCAAACGCTCCAAGacgaaaaaacaaaagagTCCGGAATCCCCACCGGTTGTGGAAAACATTTACGACGAAGTATTTGAGCAATTATCATCACCTAGTATAAGGAACTCTCTTGTTTCTGAGTGCTTGGAGGAAAATCTTAATATGCCATTTCGCAATCCTGAGTTCTGTAAAAGTTCGGATGATGAGGATGACTTTGCTGATCCGGACGCTCTTCCTCAAACTCCAGTTGACGAAACGTCGAAAACGTCTAAAGGAAAAAGGTCTCTAAAGCTTTTTCGGCCGAGGAAAAGCAGGAGAAGCAAGAAGGAACGCTTGGAAGGATTACGGATGCAAAATGAGGACACATTTGTCAGTCCGTCGTACGATGAGGAGCCATTTGTGCCGACCGTGGTTGGTTGGGAGGAGATTGAGTACAGCACCGCCAACTCTTTTCCAAATGATAAACGAGCATCCAGGACATCCACATTTCAGGAGGATTCTACTCCTGAGGGCGAAGCGGACTTCTTAGGCCGATCCTACGACGATTCCTATGTGAAGTTGGGCACTGGAACGGAAAATGATAAGAATCGATTGGCCTTCTATACAATGAGACCGAAGAACAGAATGCGGCAAAAAATGCCAAAGATGCGGAACACGGATAAAAAATGGACCCAATCTAACAACCCTGTCCCTGTTCCTACCCCTGCACTACCCAAAGTTTAA